GACTTATTTACGATCAATTTCAGTAGTTTTTCGTACGGACTCTCTCGCTTGATtcgacgagtttttttttttttttttcattgatatacGAACGTTTCCTTTGTTTACATACACGTGTAATCTCGTTGAATTTGTAAAACTTACAGATTTCGATCGAACATCACGGACGTGACGGTGATACGTTCCGTGTCGGACGCGGTCGAACCATCGAGCAAATATTCATCGATGCGGAGGAGCAACGGTTATTTGAGAAGGCCGGAAATATTGGAGACAGTTTATTCGGTAGAGGAGGACGTTGACAGCGAGAACAATCAGCAGGATCCATCGGGATCGGCGGAAATCACAGAAATGGACGATAGAAGGGGAGTACtcgggggaggaggaggaggaggaggaggagggggcAGCAGCGGAGGCGGAGGCGGTGGAGgtggaaaaataattggacCGAGCGGGAAAGGCAGACTCCAGGATCTTTACGGTAGTTTTGAGCGTCTCGCGCAGGAAGCGGACTCGACGATCGCCGAGAGACCGAGAGACGAGAGCCAACAGGCACAGGTCACGTACAACAGGGTTATGAGCAATCACAGATCCGTCACTAAGCCAAAAGACGTCAAGTACAAAAGGATCAACAAAGCTAAATCCAAGAGCCTCGAAGAATTACGAGGCAGATTAAGAAATTGGGTAGAGAAAGGCAACAAAATTGCGATTTCCTTGGATCAATCCTACGCCTGAAATTCCTTCTCCCATTCATCATTATCCAACCGAGTTTTTTCTCATAtgcatttatatattatttcaATCTATGATGCTCTATTTTTCACACGCGATCCTCCTACCACAAGTCCTGTCTCTCCGAAACCAGGCAATTATTCTTCGATACCCAATTTTATACTTTGCCAATTgtgatatatatttatcgttAACTCGCGGGCCTTCGTTGACGCGCGATAATCGCGAAACGAGCACTTTTGCTCCCATCTTCCTCGAGGTAGATTGAAACAATCGAATATTACCGAATTAACATTCAATCGTTGAAAAGTAATCGACTTGCGCGTTATTTCAAGTTGCTGAAAGTCATTTGAAACGATTTAACATCGATCAGATAAGTACAAGTTCTTCGAAATCGGTTGAATCCCATTGGAATCCGTCAAATCATTCAATTAGATTAAGTTTAGATTTTCAAGAGTAAAAATCTATTGACACCGTGTGCACCGGTGCGGAAAAGTAAACGCGTAGAAAACGTCGTGTTcaatattgatttttattatttttcattcgtttgagacgcattcaattttccatgccaaaaatattgtcgttgtacgagagaaaaaaaaaacaatccagGCGATCGAGTCGAAATGGGCTTCGCGTCAAAACGACGAGGGATGAAATCCCTCTGTCGATTACGACTATTCATAATGCGATTGCGATTTCAATAGCTgtagaaacgaaaataaatcaaagCTCAATTTCGGCTATTGTCCTCGTCTCCGATctgcgagaattttttttttctctacttgTAGCTACGAAATCCCTCGTTTCCATAAGAAAGAGCGGCTAACAGCGGAAACGCATAGAATCTTCCGAAACAGCCAAAAACTCGAACTCCTTCCTTCAAGGAGGACTGCTTACTCGAAAGTTCGAAATTTCTATAGCGCCATAATCGCGAGcgtctagaaaaaaaaattgaaaaatatttcttataTGGAAAGTGGAAGAAGTGAAAAGAGCCTCGACTCGAATTATTCTAAATCGCATCTTTTCTCCGTGCCGAAAAACGCGAAGAGAAACAAATGTCTCTAACGGAAAATCGCTATTTCCTGACGGCAGTGCCAAacgataatattaataaatttgttAAATCGTAATTATTACGATGCGAGAACAACAATGAGGGTCTAGATCGAAAGTTCGATGTgagaaataagaagaaaaaaaaacacacacacacacacacaagtaTCGTTGATTAGGTAAAAAAAGCTATTGACAATCTGAATTGCAGTGAGGACTTGAGCAAAGAGTGAGATTTACAGAAGACAGTTTTCTGCCCTTTTTCCCCtcgtgtaaataatttcattccTATTTAAATAcaaacatatatatgtatatattgatTAACAATGTGGATTAATAATAATGCATACATATATGTTTATTTAAATATGACGAGTATCCTATTGAATGTAACAATACGTGGAAATTGAGAATGCTACGAATTTCTGTAGAGATATACATGCATTATATGGCGAtctaatgaaaattcatcgcaATTTATGTCGAATGAATTTCAATGTTCCTGAGGGCTGTTAACCCAAAAACAGCTAATAAGCGATCTCTTCTGCATAATATATTACGAAatgacaagaatttttttttttttttttttctaaataggCGTATAATAATCAGAAATATTTACGCGTTCGAGAAAGATTGCATAATTAAGGAAAGCTCACTGATCGCGCACGTTTGTGCACAAAAGAAtaatacaattttgaaaaagagacCGATCTTGATGCATTTCAACTCGTGAGTAAATTCCGAGTCCGGTAAATGCGCGCTTTATATTGCACTGTTATACAAAAGGAAGCCgggtcaattacaaatgtcgcgattcattcaaatttcgattgcagcaaaaaaaaatcttaaaagaTAAAATCTAGATTTATTCAACGAAAATATCGCAAAAATCCACTTTCTCACGACGTGTTAAAAACCGCGACTCCGAAATATTGTAATCACTAAAAAGCAAAAACCGcgtgtatatatacacatatgaataaacattatatatatatatatataaatatatgtgtacgaaaataatagaatacatacaaaaatatatattcgctGATAATTTAAAATTAGATCAATGCGAGTGCGAAAGTCAATGATAACTATAATTTATATGAGACGAGATGATGAATAGTTTTATGCACGCGTTTTGAATCGTGTATATAATatgaatattattaaaaattgcGTCGCTTGGTTTAGCAACAACTCCATGTAGACTGCACTATTGCGAAATCATAGATAAtaattgtattatttttaatattattgaatcatgaaataaattataatatatatgcatatatatatattatatactgtttcggtatataaatatatggatATATATATCAACGCAGAGTTTTTGTATCCAACTGCTTATTATTCTTGTCTCCACAACCGAAGTTGATAGATCGAATAGTTTATTGGACGAATCTTATTAGCCAATGGTAAATACAAGTAACCGTCGAGACGAATTCCTTGTAGATGACGAACAAGAcactcaaaattgtatttttttttttcatcgaaatacaGTAAAAGAAGGATTTGGGTTGAATTTTCTAAACTGGTTGTAAAAATCACCGAAAgttattaacaaaaaattaagttggattttttcaatcattttttggtGCCAATACTCGAACCCGATGAGATTCCCCATTGTAGAAGGTCGGCAACATATTGTAAGTTTAGGGTCGGATtattttagatttttatttactgAGAATCAAGTAGGAAATTATTCAGCGTATGCTATGCTCCGTTCTCTCAatgttgttgaaatcaacGAATGGTAATACATAGCAGTGCACGTACCGACCGGTTCCACAATCCTTTTTCCCTCGCATTGCGACCTACTTTTTTTAGCCCCTCCTGCTGACACTAAAGGCGCCGCCCACACCGTTATCTCCAGGGTCCTTGTAGTCCTTTTATTCGTCTGAAGAGTGTGTTATATTGGTCGAAACACATGATACGACCGCATGAAGCGTAAACAAACCGTAACATTTATTAACCACGATTTATTCAGAAGTATATGAAATGCCATTGCATAATATTTGTTCATAAAAgagcaatatttttctatttgttcatATTGAAAGGAACAAGTTTTGAAAACCATTTAATAAACAATACTAAACCATTCAACGTCGCAACGTCCAAATGTGACGCCGTACACCACGGTACATGACCGATATGACCTCTAATAACAAAACAGGCTCTGATCTGCTTTCTAAGAATGAAAGCGATTGGCCCGTTTGAATAGAAGTTAGAACGAATAGAAGCTCACATTGAGCGCCACAGGAGAGACGGGAGACAGGAGCAACAACAATATGGCCGCGAGTGTCCTTTGATATGTCATTTCGTTTACCGGGATGTAAGGCTCTCAGTATCATCCAAAATTCCACGTTTATATACCATCAGCGAATATGATTATCGTGTTCTTCCATGTGCTCTATCTCATTGGGAAAATTGTTTACGACAATTATCAATGCAACAGACTgacaaaaaaagataaaaatggcGACGACGAGGAGGCGTGCTCTTCGCCGCAACCGCCGGTCCCTCAATGTAAAGTCAACGATTGTCAACAAAATAGTTACGTTCGCGACCTGTATGACGCTGATTATGAAGACAACGATGATTTCCCCCGAGCACCTCGTTTCTCACCACCCGCTTTTATACAGCGTTACCTCGCTGTCGTCAAAGTACTCACCGATGTAAAatatcacaaaaaaattaaaaaggtTCGTCGATTGAATTTGACCTCGTCGAAAtgtaaaccaaaaaaaaagacgTCCTCGTGTTTTTTGAATCCCAGAATTCTTGACTCCTAATGAATATTGAAGAGGTTCAAAGATTTCagaatttaattttaatcCGCTTTTTTCTCCAAAGGTTGTAGATTTTGGTTGCTCGGAACTTGGGTTCCTCGTTTACTTAAAAAATACCCCAGGGATCGAAGAAATTCTTTGCATAGACGTCGATAGAGAGACTCTGAATCGTCACAAAGACAAAGCAATCCCTTTGAACGCCGACTATTTACAACATCGTCAAAATCCATTGGTGGTACACGTTTACGAAGGCAGCGTCACTCATAGAGATAAAATTTTGACCAATTGTGATGCCGTCGTTGCCATTGAattgtaagtttttttatCCAATGATTCAAGTTTTAACGTATTCGGCTAATCACTCactggatttttattttcttttacctaGGATCGAACATTTGTATCCTGACACGCTAGTAGATGTTCcgtacaatatttttggtttCATAAAACCCCTAGTCGCTATTATAACAACTCCGAATGCTGATTTCAACGTACTTTTtccaagaatgaaaaaaagtgatatGCGGCACTGGGACCACAAATTCGAGTGGACCAGAGAACAGTTTGAAAATTGGTAAGATTGTTAAAGTTCTCAATGTTGTGATTAATAACGGATCTCAAAAACGAAGCTggataatcaatttttcaataggGCACAGAACATCGTGACGAGATACCCAGAATATAACGTGAGTTTTGAAGGCATTGGTGCAGGACCCCCAGGAACCGAGGAATTAGGTTGTTGTTCGCAAATGGCAATATTCACGAGAGTAAACATACCGTCCGAAGTAGAGATGATCTTTGGAGTTGatggtttattgaaaaacgtgACAAGCCAAGAATATCCATATCGCGTGGATAATCGATCAGATGAGCAGAAAATTTTGGACGAAGCTACTTATCACATAAGAAACTTCGCCCGAACGAACGACGAAGGTGCTGAGGAATATCCTTTGGaagatttgatgaaaaaattagaaagTTTCCATATTACCGGGGAAGCTTTGCGAGAAATTTTGGTGAATGGTGGTTGGACAATTTGCGAGAGTGACGAAGGCCCCATGATTTTATGTCCAGAACAAACGACATTTTCCGACTATGACTTTGAAGCGGAAATGGATGAACGATGTCCGGAATTCGACTGGAACACTGCCCTTTTTCACAATAGCTCTGATAACTGGCGGGAAAACAACGTCGAGGGAAATTACGATGAATTTTGGGATGATGATTATGGGGTTCCAGCTATTACCACCGGTATAAACGACGTAGCATCAAACGACTTGGTACCCGAGGAGGACTCGAACATCCCTGAAGTTGAATTCTCTTCGTCCGAGACCCTCGATATCAACGGTTTCGACGGTCTTGAAGTAACATGGCCTCTCAATCCTCCATCCTCCGAGAATCGTCtctcgaattttgaatcgGATCCGGATTGGGATACAGAGTCGAATCGTCAGGATTCTTCGTTTGAAATAGGCGAGGcgaaagatttgatatcaaacGTAGAAGCGATCGAAGGATCATTGAGCTTAAtcaaaagtgaaaaagaaaaacttgtaAGGATATCGGGTCTCTCGACACTTGATCTTGAAACGAGCGGCTGTGAACTTGGTAGCATTTGCAGTATTAATCTAGAATGTTCGAGGAACGAAGCGCATGAAACGTGTCCGCGCGATATTACGAATCCGGAATTCGATTGTACGGAGCTTCAAGGCTCTTTCGAGGATTCTCGAGAGATCCAACACAAAACAGAATTACCGGAGAGATTTTGTCCGGACGATTCAACGGATAAATACGTCGAAGAAAATCCTCAATGTTCGAGTTCACCTAAAATTCCCGTTGCCGAGAAAAGTCAAAGTGAAACGTCGTTGGCGCACAGCGAAATCGCTCCGTCAACGGAAACTGATTCGAGTACAAGTTTTCGTACTGTTAAAAAGTGGTTTCCACCGGAAGTTAACGAAATGTATAGCAACGGTCAAGTCACGAAACTAAAAGGAGGTAACGAGTCCTCGGATATCGGGAACGATGAACCGAGCTTAGCGATCAGTGATACCAATCTGTCTGAGAGTTTCGTAGAGTCCGAGAGAAGTTTCAGTGCCGCACGTTTGGAACGACAGAGAACACCCGTAAGTTTAAGTCTCAGAAGTAACGTCAGTTGCGCAGAACTATCAGGGAATACATCAAAAATGCAAgaagattcgaaaaaatctaacAATACGGCTCAACAAATCTCGAATGAgtctgatatttttcaaacacaAATCTTTCACGGGTCCAATGATCATCCGCAAGCGAGCGGTGCGAGCAGAGTCGAACAAGGGTTTTCCGTATCTGAAGAAAAACCTGAATGGCCGGACGCACCGGAAACACCTTCTAACAGTTGGTCACCGGAAATAATGGATTCGGGCTATCCAAATTCCGCGTCTATGCAAGATACGACGCCCGAATATGATTTATCGAGTATAGCACAGGACAGAATATCCTCGGATTCAGAATCCCCGAGTGTCGCCGAAGTTCCTCGTCCGGGTTTCCTCGATCACGCCGAAGTGGAGAACGGTGATTTGGCGAACAATAATCGCGACGGCCAAGGCAATAACGTTGCAGCGCCCGAAGTAGAAAATGAGCTCGACGATGATCTTCAACCGTTGATCGATGGTTTGGAAAATGATATTGAGAACGAAAATGATATTTATGCGGTAGAGAATGATTTTCCTGTCTGGCTGTTGAGAATTCTTGAACGAGGAAACGTAGCCGGGCGACGACCGATTCCTCAGCTTCGTCAACAGGATGAAAACCAAAGATTGAACGTTAACGCTGCTGGAGACGCTGGACTTCCCGAGCTTGATGAAGGTTTCGACAGCACAGACTCCGAAAACGACGATGGCGACGCCGTCggtgatgatgacgatgatgatgaagatgatgatgatgatgatgatgatgatgatgacggaaacgaagacgaggaaaaccttcacgaatttttcgtcgAGAGCAGCGAGGAAAGCATCGATTGGAATGTCAGCGGAGATCACTAGGAACTCTATCGAATCCTGATGAAcatcaaataaatattaagGTGATTAGTGATAGAGTTCAATGTCGTTTTATGTATGCACGAatagattgaatgaaaaaattatcgtgGGAAATTAagtttccaacatttttttgttcagtgAGTTCGTCAACTACTATGGGTTCTTGCGAAAGCGGATTGCGACGGGCGAACGTCGATAGCTCCGAGAAAAAGGTTCGGTTCAAGCTCAAAAATACCGCATTCAAAAGACGCACGAGCGTTAAACGCACACGtgcaattttatcaaaaaaaaaaaaagaagaaaaaaatacaaagcattgttcatatattttcatacgaTTAGGCCATTATTTGTCTTCATCTAGATAATTACtctttaaaagaaaaaaaagtaaaactcGACAAACATTGTTTTGAGATCTCGTCAGTGCCATAAGTTAATTTGTTCAAGAGTCTATTATTATGTTAAGTTTATCAAGTGCGCGTGTGtgagcatatttttttttttccttgaatttgaaaattattttctatctCATATAATTACGTGGCTCAGGCGAAGACTCCTAAGATTAGTGTTTATTTGAccgttgatattttttatgtcgAGGAAATTGATGTGTAAGGATAAAAAAATCCCAAGACTGATACTGCATATCGAGCCTCCGAGTGATGATGCATATCGTATTCTGAAGTGGCACGGAGATTCTGGTTAAAtgaacaataataaaaattcattattattaagtGATTATTACATGGTTATTCATTTCAGTACGCCGATTTAAGAGAACGTCTTTTTATTATACACGAAAAAGTTACAACGTTTCCAAACTTTTGGACGGTactgtatatttttttatttcatgtttATCCTTTTAAcgtatttatatttcgataatggCAAAATTAAATGACAGGCTGTCGtaagttacatttttttttggaaggAGTTAAAGGGAACAACCAAGAGATTCTttacacatttttcattttgtagcTTTAGCGTAAACGTAtatatttcgttcaatcttcgatatttacattaaaataatttattcgaCTTTTCCCTCAATCGTTTTTCATTATACACGACTTGTTTCCTTCtcttctctgtctctctttgtCTACGGTGACTCTGGTCACTAGGCGTGCACTCGAAAATTCTATCCCTCGTATTTATCACCCTAAAAATTCTAATCAATCATCTGCCAAATTTGTTTTGAGTTTCTttccaaaaaattgatttatgcATTTTGGCAGTACGGAAAAACTAATAATACAAGTAAATTAAAGATGCAAGAAAAAACTATTCAATTCAGTGGCAACTTGGAAATGTGCAAAGTATTAATTGTGAATGTAAATTCATCCATTTGTAATATTCATTCAATGAGTCTCGATAGCAATGGATTAGATTCAGTTGGCTAGTGccgtgaaataattttttcatttaatacgAATAACTAGGGAAATCACAACAAATTGGCTTtagaagaaatttgaaaataaaaataatttaaaacacGTCTGTGATAAATTAGAGAGAATTTGATCTACTAgcacatgaaaaaataagaataaaacaGATGAGAAATAATCTCGTAAAAATGAGAGGAAAACTCGAGCTCGTAAATATGGACATTTCCTAATTGATATGAGAATTTCTTTGGAATGTCAAATATAGtttgttctttcatttttgtctcgatcaaaaaaaaaaaagctggcTCTGATCATTTCGTGAGCGCATATTTTCCTCCTCCAATTGAGCTCGCAAGATTTTCATTCGGAATTTTGTTCGtgaaaatggtttttctcccAGGCGATCCTTAGACTAGTTCCATACAAAACACAGCATATACACTTATAATACTTTAACATAGTATCATAGATATTTGTCCTGCGCgtttattttgctctttgtgtttcctcattcatttttcatcgcacCATTTTGCTGagcagtttttttatttttttatttacgtgccaaaagaaacaaatttccGACAAATAACGAACGCATTTAAATGGttgaatttttcgtaattCGAATACGTCATTTGATGAGTTTCGGTGAGTTTGTAATAATGGTAAAATGACAAGAAAACGGCAAACGTAAAAAAACGGACagaaagaaaattataaaatctaGACAATCTCGATGACAATTactttaataataataataataataataatgaaacatTGATGATTTTACAATGGCATGCGCGTCGTCCGTTCGAAAACGAATTAATCGGACtttcaataaaaacgaatatacTTGTAAAACGTAACAAAGTTTCTTAACGGTTAATTGTTTCGAAATTCGTAATAATATCAATAATGTATAGTGTCATTTTGGGAGTAGcagttttctcttttctttctctctcccactctccctctctctttcttcataTATGATTatgtaaattataaattttcagggAAAAAGTATCGTGCTACAGTGCCCAGAACTTTCGTGCTCTCGATCCCCATTGAATATCAtggatttttccatttttttagacTCCCTGGATTTTTTatcagtttttttacatcttcTTTATTTGCAATAGGAAaccgaaattttcgaccccGCGCTTCTCCTATCTCATGACTTGGAAAAATCCTCTACTTGTAAAATATGCTTCaggtttataattttttgtaaaagatGGACCGATTACACCATTTCTTTTAAATTGTCGCGACTTTGTGAATGCAATGCGTGGCGCATTTCACCACCCGGCGCACTCTCACGTCTCAAAACACCCGGCCCCATAACGACGTCCCTCTTGTTTGCAGCTTCTTTGATACTCGACAACGTCTTACTCAACCAAGGCCAGCTGTTTCGAGCCGCTTGGAGCTCGGAAGCTGTTGCGTGCAGTTGATGCGTCAGATCCtaggagagaaaagaaaaacatatttttcatagtacatttttataaaagGAAGATTTTAGATGATTATTCGTTGGTTTTGTTTTTATACGTTGCTTACCTGATTTCTACATTCGGCTTCAACGTGAGCGAGCTTCGTCTGTGCAAGCTCGAGTTCTAATTCCCGTACCCTCTCTTGAGCTCTGTGAAGCATCGGATCTGTACGATTTTCTAAAGGGTGCATCATGTCTGTCGGTACGTTGGAGCTTTCGTTCAGTACTTCTTTGCACTTTTCGcattttgaaactttgacctatcacaaaaaaaatatggaatcggAATGGTGTGCATCAAACGTTCCTCCATTTATGTCCGTAATACTGTTAATTGGATATTCAATATCGTTCGAATTTCACTCACTCGTAAATCGCTGAGAGTTGATTTTGCCGCGTTGTAATCGTCCTCGAGACGTTGACATATCTAAAAGGAAGGCTCAAATTAACTTCGTCCCGtttcaatgataaaaagatttttttttttaatctctcaGACCATTCGGATCTTCGTTGAATaatgaaagaagaaattgTGTACGGATTTGACAGTATTGTTACCTGTTTATATTCGGTAATGATAATAAGACTTCTTCTGCTCTCGGTATCGGCTCGAGCCACCTCGCGTTGCAGCATCTCTTTCACCTGGAAAAGTTCGGCCTCGAGTctctgtttttcttcttcgtttctcGTGACCACTCCGCGCAGCTGTTCTACCTCGTTACTGTACTCGTCTGCATTCTCTTGAGCCTCTGAGACGTCAACAAACAATAAACAAGCTGTCTATTTTTCgacgtaaaagaaaaaacgtatctTACAATAGTTTATGCGCTCAGAATTTTAGTATTCCACTGTGTAAATAGATTCAAgttgcactttttttttttttaactttaaaCGATTTTCAGTATACGCGTCATGATATTTTGCAGTGTGGCTCAacttttgatttaaaaaaaaatcaaaattacaTTTTGATAAAAGTTTTAACGGAAAAATGTGATAATCACATGATTATGCCGACAATATTTACGATACGAAATATTCAATTCATGCGGATATTGGTTCGTTATAATTCTCACTTTGTAAGGCGGCTCTGGCAATGTGGCTCATTTTAACATCGATAAACGTGAGACAGAACGTTCGAGCGTTTCGAGAGGAGAGTAACTAAATCGACACACGATACTTTTGCCGAGTCTGGCGCATAGCTTTTATAACTCTGACCTGATCGCTTACGAAACTAAAACGTTGACCATTTTCAGCCGCACGCATAGAATGCGAGCGAGAGAAGGAGTGAGAgacggaaaaatacacacaaaaagagaaaataaaggagcgagagagaggtcATTTGTAGAGCGTACATGTTCGACATTCGCAGTAGCCCTAAAAGatacgtgttttttttccctaatATCGGTATCACAATGAAATAATCGTGACATTCATACGACACCAACCGCGTTGAGATTAGCAAGATTCAAAAAGACtggttttctcatttttcctttacaggaatatatttttcaattccttttGCAACAATGTGAAAGAAATAGTgtagataaaaattgaaaaactcatatctAATCTAATCGCATGAGATGTCGACTTATTTTATGAAACTCTTTTTATCGGAGATAACGATTGATTACCGAAATTCCGTCTCGCTGATGAAGAACAAAAGTAAAAACAGCCACTCCCGctttttttttgacgtttccgATTGCTTATTCGGAACGAACAACGAACAGCCGCATTCTGTACGTAATTCAGGAACATAACTGAATGATCAACGCGCGACGCGACTTTGACAATTGCATCATATACGGTTCTTATCAGCTACCTTTTTAACGAGAGACCCCCCCCGGACGATAGTTCGTAATGCACTCGTGGCCGAAtgttatttaaatttattagcGCGAGGGCAATTGTTTCACCGCTCgacttattaattttatttcctctACTATAATTCTTTCGACTTTTTTGTGTGTTTGCATGAAAATCACGGTTAGCCGAACACGCTCGTGAAATTTACAATGGTTTCATATAAAACGataagtttttgaaaatttgatccaACGGTTGTGAACATCAGCAGTGTTCCGTATTTTCCCTTGAGTAAGCTCACATGCATTTGCGAACACAAGCGGTTGCGATTACGAACAAGTTTAAGCGTTTGTGTAATCCATTTAAAGCACAAATGTGATCGAAAGTAGGCAAAGTTTttgtttcaaataaatttttgattgAATTCCATGTTGGGACCAACGACAGGGACGTAAAGGGTAATCGAGAAAAACTAACGAGACTGCATGGACcatgtgtttttattttttatcatatcttttttttcatttattttcgttcctttcttttcaataaataatacgTGTAATAATGTATAACTAGAACGGTGATGTACAATGGCAGTGAGAGGCGAAATGCATTTCTCTCGATCTTTTCAAAAACACGTATACGCGCTCCGAAAAGCTGAACGAAAAGattgtggaaaaacaaaacaaaaattctctcacgaCAATTAAGCAAAACCGAATGGAGagaaatgcattttttcgaatcacTGCGCGCAAGAAGCATGTGTTTTAAAACGTCACTGGAAATGTACAaagcaaaataaatattcagaaTATCCGTCCCGCAATTTGATGCATATCTTTTTGTTCTGGGTCTTCGAGAAATGGTTTTTGAAACAATAGACGCACCGTTTTGGCgataataaaatgaagatcaagaaaaataaaaatcccaACGCACTCGTGCATTGCGCTTGCGTTTTCGA
The window above is part of the Venturia canescens isolate UGA chromosome 5, ASM1945775v1, whole genome shotgun sequence genome. Proteins encoded here:
- the Hen1 gene encoding uncharacterized protein Hen1; protein product: MIIVFFHVLYLIGKIVYDNYQCNRLTKKDKNGDDEEACSSPQPPVPQCKVNDCQQNSYVRDLYDADYEDNDDFPRAPRFSPPAFIQRYLAVVKVLTDVKYHKKIKKVVDFGCSELGFLVYLKNTPGIEEILCIDVDRETLNRHKDKAIPLNADYLQHRQNPLVVHVYEGSVTHRDKILTNCDAVVAIELIEHLYPDTLVDVPYNIFGFIKPLVAIITTPNADFNVLFPRMKKSDMRHWDHKFEWTREQFENWAQNIVTRYPEYNVSFEGIGAGPPGTEELGCCSQMAIFTRVNIPSEVEMIFGVDGLLKNVTSQEYPYRVDNRSDEQKILDEATYHIRNFARTNDEGAEEYPLEDLMKKLESFHITGEALREILVNGGWTICESDEGPMILCPEQTTFSDYDFEAEMDERCPEFDWNTALFHNSSDNWRENNVEGNYDEFWDDDYGVPAITTGINDVASNDLVPEEDSNIPEVEFSSSETLDINGFDGLEVTWPLNPPSSENRLSNFESDPDWDTESNRQDSSFEIGEAKDLISNVEAIEGSLSLIKSEKEKLVRISGLSTLDLETSGCELGSICSINLECSRNEAHETCPRDITNPEFDCTELQGSFEDSREIQHKTELPERFCPDDSTDKYVEENPQCSSSPKIPVAEKSQSETSLAHSEIAPSTETDSSTSFRTVKKWFPPEVNEMYSNGQVTKLKGGNESSDIGNDEPSLAISDTNLSESFVESERSFSAARLERQRTPVSLSLRSNVSCAELSGNTSKMQEDSKKSNNTAQQISNESDIFQTQIFHGSNDHPQASGASRVEQGFSVSEEKPEWPDAPETPSNSWSPEIMDSGYPNSASMQDTTPEYDLSSIAQDRISSDSESPSVAEVPRPGFLDHAEVENGDLANNNRDGQGNNVAAPEVENELDDDLQPLIDGLENDIENENDIYAVENDFPVWLLRILERGNVAGRRPIPQLRQQDENQRLNVNAAGDAGLPELDEGFDSTDSENDDGDAVGDDDDDDEDDDDDDDDDDDGNEDEENLHEFFVESSEESIDWNVSGDH
- the LOC122410576 gene encoding U1 small nuclear ribonucleoprotein 70 kDa isoform X2 produces the protein MLAWRRTLKLQEDLVARLTREKAEQLRTLSSQLLLFESRLCRKQKEIEASLAQREAIILRQQRVIRQLQSRLAERSSSTRDSPPCDALDRLDSLGDSDSAVVLEEAADDPAPPRFRSNITDVTVIRSVSDAVEPSSKYSSMRRSNGYLRRPEILETVYSVEEDVDSENNQQDPSGSAEITEMDDRRGVLGGGGGGGGGGGSSGGGGGGGGKIIGPSGKGRLQDLYGSFERLAQEADSTIAERPRDESQQAQVTYNRVMSNHRSVTKPKDVKYKRINKAKSKSLEELRGRLRNWVEKGNKIAISLDQSYA
- the LOC122410576 gene encoding uncharacterized protein isoform X1, with product MKTTQRALSFDESSLESVHPLGTLTEGRISNDCTAITSHELNRESIEVEVTSLEEAKSVIAALRARQRAQAHQMLAWRRTLKLQEDLVARLTREKAEQLRTLSSQLLLFESRLCRKQKEIEASLAQREAIILRQQRVIRQLQSRLAERSSSTRDSPPCDALDRLDSLGDSDSAVVLEEAADDPAPPRFRSNITDVTVIRSVSDAVEPSSKYSSMRRSNGYLRRPEILETVYSVEEDVDSENNQQDPSGSAEITEMDDRRGVLGGGGGGGGGGGSSGGGGGGGGKIIGPSGKGRLQDLYGSFERLAQEADSTIAERPRDESQQAQVTYNRVMSNHRSVTKPKDVKYKRINKAKSKSLEELRGRLRNWVEKGNKIAISLDQSYA